The Snodgrassella alvi wkB2 genome window below encodes:
- the nusA gene encoding transcription termination factor NusA produces the protein MSREILLLAEALASEKNVDTEVVFSALEFALASAAKKKTERENMDVRVAINRNTGDYSSFRRWLIVADEDYTYPDIQKTIEEIQEEIPGTTLQIGEYYEEPIENVEFGRIGAQTAKQVILQRIRDAEREQILNEFLQRKDSLVLGTIKRVERHGAIVEIGRLEALLPRDQMIPRENFRNGDRVRALFLRVDQIGNRSQVILTRTSREFLLKLFEMEVPEIEDGLLEIKEVTRDPGLRAKIAVKSNDARIDPQGTCIGVRGSRVNAVTEELAGERIDVVLWSPETAQFVINALSPAEVTRILIDEDHHSVDVIVAEDQLALAIGRGGQNVRLAAELTGWQLNIMTVDEAQERHEAEDKAVRELFINNLGVDENVAEVLVQEGFTSLEEVAYVPVQEMLEIEGFDESTVEELRNRARDAILTLAIASEEQLEHMDEDLKNLEGVDQEMLHDLANEGIKTRDDLAELSVDELIEITGIDEETAKKVVMAARAHWFDEV, from the coding sequence ATGAGTCGTGAAATTTTACTACTGGCCGAAGCTTTGGCGAGTGAAAAAAATGTAGATACAGAAGTAGTATTCAGCGCGCTGGAATTTGCTCTGGCCAGTGCGGCAAAGAAAAAAACTGAGCGTGAAAATATGGATGTGCGGGTGGCGATTAACCGCAATACCGGCGATTACAGCAGTTTTCGCCGCTGGCTGATTGTGGCTGATGAGGATTATACCTATCCCGATATTCAAAAAACCATTGAAGAGATTCAGGAAGAAATTCCGGGAACTACGCTGCAGATTGGTGAGTATTACGAAGAACCAATCGAAAATGTGGAATTTGGCCGGATTGGCGCACAGACAGCCAAACAGGTTATTTTGCAGCGCATTCGCGATGCAGAACGTGAACAGATTTTAAATGAATTTTTACAGCGTAAGGATAGCCTGGTTCTGGGTACGATTAAACGTGTGGAACGACACGGTGCAATCGTGGAAATTGGCCGTCTGGAAGCACTGTTGCCGCGAGATCAGATGATTCCGCGTGAAAACTTCCGTAATGGTGACAGAGTACGGGCTTTGTTTTTACGGGTAGACCAGATTGGTAACCGCAGTCAGGTTATTCTGACACGTACTTCGCGAGAATTCCTGTTAAAACTGTTTGAAATGGAAGTGCCAGAAATTGAAGATGGTCTGCTGGAAATCAAGGAAGTAACTCGTGATCCGGGTTTACGTGCCAAAATTGCGGTGAAATCCAATGATGCACGTATTGATCCGCAGGGTACTTGTATTGGTGTACGCGGTTCGCGTGTCAATGCAGTAACGGAAGAGTTAGCAGGTGAGCGTATTGATGTAGTGCTGTGGTCGCCTGAAACTGCACAGTTTGTGATTAATGCGCTGAGCCCAGCAGAAGTAACTCGTATTCTGATAGATGAAGATCATCATTCTGTTGATGTCATTGTGGCAGAAGATCAGCTGGCCCTGGCAATCGGACGTGGTGGACAGAATGTACGTCTGGCAGCCGAACTAACAGGCTGGCAGCTGAACATTATGACTGTGGATGAGGCTCAGGAACGCCATGAAGCTGAAGATAAAGCCGTACGTGAGCTGTTTATCAACAACCTGGGTGTTGATGAAAACGTAGCTGAGGTACTGGTTCAGGAAGGCTTTACCAGCCTGGAAGAAGTGGCTTATGTTCCTGTTCAGGAAATGCTGGAAATTGAGGGTTTTGATGAAAGTACTGTAGAAGAATTGCGTAATCGTGCCCGTGATGCCATTTTAACCCTGGCCATTGCCTCTGAAGAGCAGTTAGAGCACATGGATGAAGATTTGAAAAATCTGGAAGGTGTTGATCAGGAAATGCTGCATGATCTGGCCAATGAAGGAATTAAGAC